The following coding sequences lie in one Lolium perenne isolate Kyuss_39 chromosome 2, Kyuss_2.0, whole genome shotgun sequence genomic window:
- the LOC127335469 gene encoding E3 ubiquitin-protein ligase WAV3-like, with amino-acid sequence MEGLDQPDLLSAQKNPCAICLGGIGAGGGQAIFTAECSHTFHFHCISASVAHGHQLCPLCNAHWRELPFVRPADPMPPVDVVQPLQQHRRLPIQPADPVVFDDDEQVGPAAAASADDRRPSGTSHNGAVVVKTHTDYPAVARDSSRHNFAVLVHLKAPGADAAGDASAPRAPLDLVTVLDVSSSMHGRKLALLKQAMLFVIDILGPDDRLCIVSFSSRARRVTRLARMSDAGKALCARAVESLTARPGTNIAEGLRTAARVLDERRYRNDGVSSVVLLSDGQDNYTPMRQAFGRGPPKYAALIPPYFARTDTAAGDRTAPIHTFGFGSDHDAAAMHVVAEASGGTFSFIENEAVIQDAFAQCVGGLLSVVVQEARLEVACVHPGVRVCSVKSGLYESRVDEDGRAASIVAGELYADEERRFLLFLVIPRAEETDGDATTLLKVTCAYRDAAAGGDINVTAEDTVVARPEHAADVARSMEVDREHVRVEATDDIAAARAAAERGAHQEAVEILENRRRAVAQSDTARGGDAMIAALEMELRDMRRRVSSRQSYARSGRAYMLAGMSAHMQQRGSSSQLQLPSVIGFDSGGVTTSMAGTNQVSQQVAATLPYATPADALSHLTTPFFSPIFPGPTASLSRVKQQNN; translated from the exons ATGGAGGGCCTTGACCAG CCAGATTTGCTTTCTGCCCAGAAGAATCCTTGCGCTATCTGCCTCGGCGGCATCGGCGCCGGCGGGGGGCAGGCCATCTTCACGGCCGAGTGCTCCCACACGTTCCACTTCCACTGCATCTCCGCCAGCGTCGCGCACGGCCACCAGCTCTGCCCGCTCTGCAACGCGCACTGGCGCGAGCTGCCATTCGTGCGACCGGCGGACCCAATGCCACCCGTGGATGTCGTGCAGCCGCTGCAGCAGCATCGGCGACTACCCATCCAGCCAGCAGATCCGGTCGTCTTCGACGACGACGAGCAGGTGGGGCCGGCCGCTGCGGCGTCGGCTGATGACCGGCGGCCATCAGGCACGTCGCACAACGGGGCAGTGGTTGTCAAGACGCACACCGACTACCCGGCCGTCGCCAGAGACTCGTCTCGCCACAACTTCGCCGTGCTCGTGCACCTCAAGGCTCCCGGCGCCGACGCGGCAGGCGACGCTTCGGCGCCACGCGCGCCGCTCGACCTCGTGACTGTGCTGGACGTCAGCAGCAGCATGCACGGGAGGAAGCTGGCGCTGCTGAAGCAGGCGATGCTGTTCGTCATCGACATCCTCGGCCCCGACGACCGCCTCTGCATCGTGTCCTTCTCCTCCAGGGCACGCCGCGTGACCAGGCTCGCGCGCATGTCGGACGCCGGGAAGGCGCTCTGTGCGCGCGCCGTGGAGTCCCTCACGGCGCGCCCCGGCACCAACATCGCCGAGGGGCTCCGCACGGCCGCCAGGGTGCTCGACGAGCGCCGGTACAGGAACGACGGCGTCTCCAGCGTCGTGCTCCTCTCCGATGGTCAGGACAACTACACCCCGATGAGGCAGGCGTTCGGCAGGGGACCGCCCAAGTACGCAGCGCTCATCCCGCCATACTTTGCGCGCACGGACACCGCTGCCGGTGATCGCACTGCGCCCATCCACACGTTCGGTTTCGGCAGCGACCACGACGCCGCCGCGATGCACGTCGTCGCCGAGGCGTCGGGCGGCACGTTCTCGTTTATCGAGAACGAGGCGGTGATCCAGGACGCGTTCGCGCAGTGCGTCGGCGGGCTTCTGTCAGTCGTGGTTCAGGAGGCCCGACTCGAGGTCGCGTGCGTGCATCCCGGCGTTCGGGTCTGTTCAGTTAAGTCCGGGCTTTACGAGAGCCGCGTCGACGAGGATGGCCGCGCTGCCTCGATTGTAGCGGGCGAACTTTACGCCGACGAGGAGAGgcgtttcttgctgttcttggtcaTACCGAGAGCTGAAGAAACGGACGGTGATGCCACAACTCTTCTCAAAGTTACCTGCGCCTACCGAGACGCGGCCGCCGGCGGGGACATCAACGTGACGGCCGAGGACACGGTGGTGGCGAGGCCGGAGCACGCGGCAGACGTGGCACGGTCGATGGAGGTGGATCGGGAGCACGTCCGGGTCGAGGCCACCGATGACATAGCGGCGGCGAGGGCGGCAGCAGAGCGGGGCGCGCACCAGGAGGCGGTGGAGATACTCGAGAACCGCCGGCGAGCGGTAGCGCAGTCGGATACGGCACGAGGCGGCGACGCTATGATTGCCGCGCTGGAGATGGAGCTGCGGGACATGCGCAGGCGCGTGTCGAGCCGGCAGAGCTACGCGCGCTCGGGTCGAGCGTACATGCTCGCCGGCATGAGCGCGCACATGCAGCAGCGGGGCAGTTCATCGCAGCTGCAGCTGCCTTCGGTGATTGGATTCGACTCTGGAGGTGTGACGACGTCGATGGCAGGGACAAACCAGGTGTCGCAGCAGGTCGCTGCAACGCTGCCGTACGCGACGCCGGCCGACGCCCTTTCTCACCTGACGACGCCCTTTTTCTCTCCCATTTTCCCGGGTCCCACTGCCAGCCTGTCTCGC GTCAAACAACAAAATAACTGA
- the LOC139836143 gene encoding uncharacterized protein isoform X2, which translates to MTRPGLSSPPAVPAPAVLQLLWGGSGFSCKVQQGRIHGLASPRLRPFRFQRCCNCCGAGPAILLMIIWVDGRLFYLEELCCVRSWGREGSVPRRRRSLAGCFLWYVRGDLCMAQRCCYGGGGGCLCVIHTVWDVRIVVVFEWS; encoded by the exons ATGACACGGCCTGGCCTCTCCTCGCCTCCGGCCGTTCCGGCTCCAGCGGTGCTGCAGCTGCTGTGGGGTGGCTCCGGCTTTTCTTGTAAAGTTCAGCAG GGGAGGATACACGGCCTGGCCTCTCCTCGCCTCCGGCCGTTCCGGTTCCAGCGGTGCTGCAACTGCTGTGGGGCGGGTCCAGCAATTCTTTTAATGATCATATGGGTTGACGGCAG GTTGTTCTACCTGGAGGAGTTGTGTTGTGTCCGCAGCTGGGGAAGGGAGGGTTctgtcccgaggaggaggaggtcactGGCCGGCTGCTTTCTTTGGTATGTCCGTGGCGACCTTTGCATGGCCCAGCGGTGCtgctacggtggtggtggcggctgcCTGTGTGTTATACATACTGTTTGGGATGTACGGATTGTTGTAGTGTTTGAGTGGTCCTAA
- the LOC139836143 gene encoding uncharacterized protein isoform X1: MTRPGLSSPPAVPAPAVLQLLWGGSGFSCKVQQLPGLLQGRIHGLASPRLRPFRFQRCCNCCGAGPAILLMIIWVDGRLFYLEELCCVRSWGREGSVPRRRRSLAGCFLWYVRGDLCMAQRCCYGGGGGCLCVIHTVWDVRIVVVFEWS; the protein is encoded by the exons ATGACACGGCCTGGCCTCTCCTCGCCTCCGGCCGTTCCGGCTCCAGCGGTGCTGCAGCTGCTGTGGGGTGGCTCCGGCTTTTCTTGTAAAGTTCAGCAG CTGCCTGGTCTGCTGCAGGGGAGGATACACGGCCTGGCCTCTCCTCGCCTCCGGCCGTTCCGGTTCCAGCGGTGCTGCAACTGCTGTGGGGCGGGTCCAGCAATTCTTTTAATGATCATATGGGTTGACGGCAG GTTGTTCTACCTGGAGGAGTTGTGTTGTGTCCGCAGCTGGGGAAGGGAGGGTTctgtcccgaggaggaggaggtcactGGCCGGCTGCTTTCTTTGGTATGTCCGTGGCGACCTTTGCATGGCCCAGCGGTGCtgctacggtggtggtggcggctgcCTGTGTGTTATACATACTGTTTGGGATGTACGGATTGTTGTAGTGTTTGAGTGGTCCTAA